One Thermoanaerobacter pseudethanolicus ATCC 33223 genomic window, AACTACTACTCCCGCTGATGTCCCCGATTTTGAAGTTGCTTTGTCTTTACTTGAAAAGACTAATAAGTGGTTTAACCTTAAGTATGTTAATTTTATTGCCGATAAGGGGTATGATGTTAAGAGAGTTTATAATTTTGTTAGAGATACTCTCCATGGTCATTGTTTTATTCCTCTTAACAAGCGTAATTCTAAAAATCCCCCACTGACTGATGATGGTTATATCGTTTGTGAAGCAGGTATTAAAATGCTCAAAGACGGCAAGCAGTATTTTGATGGTTTTATTAAGCAAAAATTTGTTTGCAAGTTCTGTAATTCTAAAGATGACTCTGCCTGCCCTATAAAGCATCCTAAATATTTTAATGGCAAAAAGCATAGAGGCTGTACTAAGTATGCTATTATATCTTCTGATTATAGGTCTTCTATTAATAGAGACTCCCTATATTTTAAGGCTGTCTATAGACTAAGAGTAGAATCAGAAAGATATAATTCTCGATTTAAAGCTCTGGATTTTGAAAAGGCTTATGTTAGAAATATTAATTCTGTCAGCAACCTTAATACTTTTGGCCATATTACTTTGCTTACTGTCGCTATTGTAGCTATTAAACTGGGTAAATTTGATGAGTTTAAGTCTCTTGTTGCTCTGATGCAATCGGCTTAACTTTTGCTGAATTTAGTTCATGCCATTTTTTAACATTTGACTTCTACAGGATATTTATGCCCTTTTTTAGCTCCTCTTTTTGTCTTTTCTTTTCCCTTATCCCTTACTTTATGTTTGATTGTCAGTCTTGATTACTATATATTGTATGTCATACATATTTTGGTTTTTGATTATGATTATTTTAATTAATTTTGCACATCCCTAATAGAAATAAAGTGTTGTTGATCCCCCTTTTTATCCCACAACACTTCTTCTAATGCTTCTACGATTTTGTAATTATATTTTTGTGGTTGGGTTTTTAATTCAAATATTGCCTCGTGTATACTTTTTAACCTCTTTTCATTATAAGGCCTTTTTGTAGTCATTGCATCAAAAGAATCACAAATTCCTATTATTTGAGCATTTAAAGGAATAATACTGACACCAAA contains:
- a CDS encoding transposase, with the translated sequence MYQLQLLLNIPELFTSLSKIDFYSSMFKNLDLSSIPEFHSSSPGRKGYSHHAMFRAFIVMKAERFGTISDLLDYLRNNLIIAHLCGFNILKPLPSYWTFRRFINEFSHDYLTSIFQNQVNILKNMGIISGEFISMDSTPIKANTKLNNPKSFSKNKFSKDNQPKSDKDCKLGVYSASNDSSNKRYKFYWGYKNHIIVDAISGLPIAETTTPADVPDFEVALSLLEKTNKWFNLKYVNFIADKGYDVKRVYNFVRDTLHGHCFIPLNKRNSKNPPLTDDGYIVCEAGIKMLKDGKQYFDGFIKQKFVCKFCNSKDDSACPIKHPKYFNGKKHRGCTKYAIISSDYRSSINRDSLYFKAVYRLRVESERYNSRFKALDFEKAYVRNINSVSNLNTFGHITLLTVAIVAIKLGKFDEFKSLVALMQSA